From a region of the uncultured Desulfatiglans sp. genome:
- a CDS encoding exported hypothetical protein (Evidence 5 : Unknown function) — translation MKRRSSMATGVCLGLALWLACSSAALADAPGVCAGCAAGEAASDEQAGGVNAGAWLVRLFRDHISAVDSDRCPSYPSCSEYSVRAFEKHGFVMGWLMTVDRLIHEGSEEEAVSGTVKVGDRLLINDPVHNNDFWWYRPK, via the coding sequence ATGAAACGCCGTTCATCGATGGCCACGGGTGTTTGCCTCGGGCTCGCCTTGTGGCTTGCCTGCTCATCCGCAGCGCTTGCCGATGCCCCAGGGGTTTGCGCGGGATGCGCCGCCGGGGAAGCGGCATCGGATGAGCAGGCTGGTGGTGTGAATGCGGGCGCGTGGCTGGTCCGGCTCTTTCGCGACCACATCTCGGCGGTGGACAGCGACCGGTGTCCGAGCTATCCGTCTTGTTCGGAATACAGCGTGCGTGCTTTCGAGAAGCATGGATTCGTGATGGGTTGGCTGATGACGGTCGACCGTCTGATCCACGAAGGCTCCGAGGAAGAGGCCGTTTCAGGTACGGTGAAAGTAGGAGACCGCCTGTTGATCAACGATCCGGTTCACAACAACGATTTCTGGTGGTACCGACCGAAATGA